GCATACGGAACTACTAGGATCGGTTATATACAAGTCTTACCAACACCATGTCATTTGTAGGATGATGTGAAAGCTGATCAGAGGCAATTTCAGAAAAGGAATGGCAATATGCTTCGGAACTACAAAGAGGTACTGGTTATTGTTTACCATTTTGTGTCTTTGGTTCTGATCTTGCACTAGATATGAAGGAAGCATTCTTTTGGGATCGCAGTTACCTCTTGGGACCGAAGATGGGACAGAAAACTTGCATGCGGTTTATGAACGAGAAGATGGTCCTTTACTTGGCAGACAAGGTGCCAAACCGAATTCAGCGGTTCGTGGCCCAAAGCAAAAGCTCTTGACACTTGAAACTTTATCTTCCGACCCTCAGCATAGAGAAAGAATCACAGAGGAATTTATGGATCACAGTGCCCAGAAACAAGTTAACCCAATGTTGCGACGCTTGCCTCCAAAATTTTTCTCACCTCGAAATGATATATATGGATCTGCTCCAGAGGAGAAACATAAACTTGAACTGAACAGCAAACCCTTGCCAAGGCCAATTGAGACTAAAAGAATACTAGAGTGTCTCCCTACTAGATTAGAGTGCACATTGTATAATCCAAAGGAAATCGCGAAGGCGACCAATAATTTCTCAGAAGACCTGAAGGTTGGGGAAGGAGGTTATGGACCAGTCTATAAAGCTACACTTAATAATGCCCCTGTTGCCATCAAGATTCTCCACTCCAATGTAACTCAAGGCCTGAAACAGTTTCAACAGGAGGTATGTTCATAGCTGATTTTGCTTGACAAAACTGTCTTTTGGCACTACAATTTCTCTTTTCCAAACTAAAAGAGAAATGTTGTCAGGATATGTATTGGCATTAGGGCTGGTTTGGAAGATAATTATTTCCAGGCAAAGTTCAATACCAAAATTTTACCGGGAAATATCATTCTTCCGAACTAGCCCCTTACAATGTTTAACAAAAAAAAACGTAGCATCCACAGTTTCCACACGTCAACTTAGTCAATTTTCTCACTACAAATAGCCAGATACTGAAGTCAAAGGCAACATTATTCGGAGGAGCTAACATTTAGTTGTATGATAATGCGGTGTTTTTTTTAAACATTAGAAAATGAAAGGATTTCACTTTTTCAGTAATGTAATTGATAAGTTTTGTTATCATCAGATTGATCTGCTGAACAACCTTCGGCATCCCAACATGGTACAACTAGTGGGTGCTTGTCCCGAGTATGGTTGCCTAATATACGAGTACATGCCGAATGGTAGCCTCGAGGACCGGCTCTATTGTCGTTCAAACACTCCGCCACTGCCATGGCAGCTCCGTTTCAAGATTGCAATGGAGTTAGCCACTGGCCTGCTCTACCTACACAAAATGAAGCCTGAAGCCTTTGTTCACCGAGACCTCAAGCCTGGGAACATCCTCCTTGGTGAAGATTTCATCTGCAAGATCGCCGATGTTGGTCTCGCCCGCATCATCCCCCGATCGATGGATGACACAAAGACGCAGTACCGGATGACCGACGCAGCGGGGACCTTTTGCTACATTGATCCTGAGTACCAGAAGACGGGACTGGTCAGCACAAAATCTGATGTGTATGCGCTCGGCATTATCTATCTTCAGATGATCACCGCAAAGGATGCCATGGGGCTCGCCTACGCTGTATCTGACGCACTGGAAGAAGGGACCTTTGAGGAGCTCTTGGATAGCAGAGTGAATGGCTGGCCGGTGGAGGAGGCGAAGAGGTTTGCCGAGCTTGCACTGAAATGCTGCGAGCTGCGGCATAGAGACCGCCCCGATCTGGAATCTGTTGTGCTGCCTGAGCTAGTCCGTCTGCATGCACTAAGTGTGCCATCTGAACTCCCCATCAGTGTACAGCCAGTGACAAGGTAAAATAATTGACCAGTCGGTCGCCCTTTGGTGTCTCCATTGGCTtatgaacaatgtttcggtttttCAATTTGGCGATGGGAACACCAAAATTGTAACAAAGGAATTAGGATATCTTACACCTAGGCTTTTAACTTTTTTTTCTACTATGAATGCAGGATTTGATTTTGGTTGATGGCTTGTCTGAGATCTTACCGAAGGGAGTGCGAAGGCAGGATCATTTTCAGCATAGCAATATGAGGACCAGGAGTAGGGCGTGTCAGCTGTCGCACCGGAACCTGCAGCTGTTCCAACTTCGATGTAGATACTGCACTAGCCCAGCAAAAAATTCAGATTGTTGTAGTTCTTTCTCCGGAAATGTTTAAATCAACAAACCTGTACATTTAACATACAATTTTGTAGCTCACATCTGCTAGTACAGAAGAACTCACACTTTCATGACCTGGATCAATCACATGCTACTTTCCTGTCATCCAGGGCCGAGGACTTTGATCCGGACTGGGAATTATGTAAACAGACTCGGAGAGAGATTTGCTGTAAGGACATATTTCTGACAAAGATTACTGTAAATAACAAGGGATCACATAAACAACGAAAATGTTTCATAATAGAAGACTCGGTCGCACCTAATTGTGCATTTCTTATCCACAATTTTTTGACGGAAAGCTACTCGGCCATTTTAGTGATTAACAACGACAGTTACATCGTTCAGAAGAAAGGGCAAAGAGGAAACTAGGGGGCTCATCGACCCAAGTACAAGCTTCAGGAAGTAGAGAAACAGACCTAGCTACCTCAGTGCCACCGAATTGGCTTCCCTTGGGCAGTGTTCAAATCTAGCTTTGTCAAATCCACTAGttgttactccctccattcttttTTATAAGACATTTTAGCCAGTCCACTTTGAACTGTTTTGGGCGTGTCTGAAATGTGTAAAACATCTTATAAAAGGGAACAGAAGAAGTAGTACATGGCAGTCATGAAAAATATCAGGTAGAGCTTGCTGTTGCTGATACACCACCATCACATAAAGTTTGGATAACACTCTCGCAATCAGATTGCAGTATGATCATATGGCTCCCATCTCTTGAGCCAAGAATAACTCATCTATAACTGCATATGCTTCAGCGGTAAGCACGTCCAGAGCATTTTCAATGCTGAAGGTCCTTGCAGCGGCAAAGCTACCAGTTATGTCTCATAATCACTCCGGTAGCGCCCTCCTCGGTCTCCGTATTTCAAAGCAACATCAACATTGAATATACACATTCcttcagagcatctccaacagatgatgtCCGTTTAGGCCACTTTGTATATGTGAACAGTGTTGCAAATGTTTTTGGGCAGGCCTAAGTTAATTTTGCCTCCCGCTGCTGCATATTTGCAACACGGCTACGATTGTTGTAAAAACGCAGGACCATATGAAAAAGGCCGTTTAGGCCACTTTGTGCCAAAAACATTGCTCCAACAAACCATGCAAAAAACGCAACCATGATGGAAAAAAGGTCGTTTAGGGCACCCTTTACATCACCTGTTGGAGCAACAACCACCGTGGTGATGTAAAAACTTCTATCTCCTATCCTATATCGGTTTTTACATCACCAACTTGTTCAACACCTGTTGGAGAAGCTATGAGGATCGGGCAAACCCACCGATGACAAGGTCGATCCGGGGATTTCTTTCGGCTCCTCCCATCCTTTAGTTCAAAACCATGCCGCTTGAGAATGTTCTCCTTGTGCCAGTTGACGTAGCAGCTCCAATAGACATAGCAGCTCTAGGGACAGTTTGAGAATGTTCTCCTTGTGCCAGTTGACGCTGctcccaccaaataaaccatgCCGCTTGACATTGCATTTGATCCCTAGGACGCCCAACTTATTTATCATCTGTGTAGAGTATCTCATTATGGTTGCCCTACCAGACAAGGAAGCGGCAATCTAGAATTAAACAGCCTCAGCGCGTCCCACCTCAAGTGTCTGTCCTCCCATTTCGGCTTCCCACATAATCCTGCAAATCTCCATGACTAGCTGCTACCATCCACCATGTCAATGTTTTTTCTCCGAAAAGGAGGATACCCCCAGCCTCCGCATGAGGATGATCGTCCGATTGCTTTAAGATTAGTAAAATTGATTAGTCATAGGCTTTTGATTACTGTAGGCCGGGGTCCATTCATGCATGTTTTTTTCAGCTTTTGCGAGAGTTTCATACGCCATCCACCCCACCtgccatgctagtttaatttcatCTTTTAATTTTAATCTACTGTATTTTGAACCAAAAGtcataaattatctttcttttGCATATATCCTGTTCGTCGCGACGAGAACTTTCGAACAAGACTAATCTTGAATACATTTCGACAACACTTtccatttaaaaaaatcattttcaaATATTGAAACTCGATAGTCATACCATTAAgttttgccaagtttcatcaagttTTACCAAGTTTCGTATGTTTTTAGGGTTTTAGTGTTCTAAGCTTAGGGCCTTAGGTTTAAGGTTTACAGTTTAGGGTTTAagttttagtttttgaaacctGTTAAAATTATCATCATTCCTATCAAATTTTAGTAGTTAAAACTTGCCCCGCTGTCTAATTTGCGTCGCGATCCGCAAAGTCCTTGGATTCCGCATGAGGGCACATCAAATTTTAAATTTTAGTTTGTGCAACTTGCATTTTTTTTAATTCGCCTGCACCAAGTTTTAGCACTTAAAACTTAACAAAGTTTTTAAAACTCGTCAAAACGTATTTAAAATGGATCTTATTTAAAAGCCCTCGTCACAAGAAATATGAATATGAAAACCAAATATAATTTTGATGTTTGGTTCAAAAGATATAATTGATTCAAATTCGAAAGTCAAAATAAAAAATCATGAGATGTGGGATGGGCGAAGCTGCCAAAATCTGCTCACATGGACCCATATAAGATAATTAGGTACTAAAACACATGCAAAGACCAAACCAATTTCTGAATTGCTAAGCAATCGAACGGCCAGAAATCTGCGCGCTGCCACACCAACGTGCCACAAATCGTCTTCCTGCAGTTCACGTGAGTTTCAGACTAATATTTTCATAGATCCCGGCGGCACTCCTCTAGAGCTCGCTAATATCGTATTTTCATCGTCAACGATGACATCCTCACACTCCATCCTCCTTCTTTGCCTGCTGTTTCTGGGGCGCAGACACATGGGCATCAGGTAACTTGGGTTAGCTACTATCCTCAAGGCGATAAGGCTAACTCCAAAGCGACGACTCAAACATACGTGGATTTTATCCGTTTTGTTCATTTGGATCGGCTAGACGAACACAAACTGTTCGTTTTTTACTAGCCGGCCCATAGGGTCAGCCCGACCGGGAACGACACATTTCACGGATGGgcattttttttaaatgaaaacaATAAAAATAGCCAGCAGAAGTCCAGTTTACATCAATTAAAACTTAAAATGTTAAATAGAAACATTAAACATAAAAGCAGGCAGCAGAGGGCGAGGATCTAGGCATTGGTGTTggcatcgtcctcctcctcagtcAGGTCGACATACACCGATAATATATATTAGAGCACATGCATCCAGGCCCTCTCTATCTAGCCATCCATTTCCTGCTTTAAGATTCGTGCAAAtacatttctcttttttgtttctcccacATAGAATGTATCTTGAAGTTCAAACCTATGCAGCGTGGCAAAGCTTTCTgagtagaatctaggataaatcgttcagatttttttgtcaaacataaatatacaaaatacgttttgtttgattaaaaaatatatttttagtatttatgtcggacaaaaaattctaaaagatttatcctagattctagttagaaagctttgccatcctgcataggtttgaacttcaagatatgttctatgtgggagaagcaaaagaaaagaaaatttaaTATAGAAACTTAGTTGTGTCGCACGGATCTTAAAGCGGTATTGGAGAGTTAGGATAGCAGGGCCTgggtgcaagtgctctaaaaatccacGTCCCGACATACACCGACACCTCCATCCACGAGAAAGTCGTCTGGAAGGCTGCCAGCGCTGCCAACTGCTAGACCGGCTGCTGCACCTCCTGCTACGTTGCTTGCCGCTCGGCCTCCATCTTGCAGTCGGCCGCCAACGCGTGCGTCTCAGCCTCGTAGAGGTGCCGCTCCTCCTTCTTGGCCGTACCCAGCCAAACGGGTGTGTGTGCATGACACGTAGATGGGCACGGTGCTCGTCGATGAAATGAAGCGCTCCTCCTCCACCGCAGGCTCCGGCGTGGGCGGTGCTGGTGGCGGCGATGATGGGGGCATGTTGTCATCTACGTCGGTAGCAGATTCGGCCAGTGCCTGCGCATGGCCAGGCCACCTAGCCATCTCCTCGCGCTCCAACTCCCCAAATGGCTGCTGCACCTCCTGgtcctcctccttcaccaccaccggTGACGGTGGAGCGCGGGCTGCACCCTCGAATCTCGACGGGCAGCGCACGTCGTGCTTGGTGGCgaactgatggggaacgtagcgcAATTTCAGAAAaatttcctacactcacgcaagatctatctaggagatgcatatcaacaagggggagagagtgtgtctacgtaccctcgtagaccgtaagcggaagcgtttgacaacacggttgatgtactcaaacttcttctagctccgatcgatcaagtaccgaacgtacgacacctctgggttctgcacacattcagctcggtgatgtccctcgccttcttgatccagcaaggtgtcgaggtagtagacgAGTTCTATCAGCATGAAggagtggtgacgatgatggtgaagtgatccgcgcagggcttcgccaaagcaccgcgagaatatgaccgagggtgtaaactttGGAggagacaccgcacacggctaacaattgatgttatgTGTTCTAGGCGCcaccctccccacatatatataggtgggaggggaggagaggaagccAGGGGCACCCCAAGcaggatccgaatcctacttggagtttccccaagtggtgccccccccctttcctttttccaccggagaagaaaggaagggggaagaagagaaggaggggggggggcgaaccccctcttctccttctcctattcggccacCTGCCATAGGGGGgcacgccaccccttgtgggctggtgtgctcccctcttatggcccatacaGCCCATATATCCCCCCggaggtttcggtaacccccctggtactccgataaatatacgatacattccggaacacttccggtgtccgaatactatcgtactatatatcaatctttacctctcgaccatttcgagactcctcgtcatgtccgtgatctcatctgggacttcgaacaacattcggtcaccaaatcacataactcatataatactaaatcgtcatcgaacgttaagcgtgcggaccctacaggttcaagaactatgtagacatgaccgagacacttctccggtcaataaccaatagtggaacatgggtgctcatattggctcccacatattttatgAAAATCTTTATCGaccgaaccgttatgacaacatacgttattcccttttgtTGGGgtacgttgcataaaataaaaaaattcctacgttcaccaagatcaatctatgagttcatctagcaatgagagaggggagtgcatctacatacccttgtagatcgcgagaggAAGCGTTAAAGAGAaaggggttgagggagtcgtactcgtcgtgatccaaatcaccggagatcctagcgccgaacggaaaggcacctctgcgttcaacacatgtacggtcagcgtgacgtctcctccttcttgatccagcaagggggaaggagaggttgattaagatccagcagcacgacggcgtggtggtggatgcagcagggttccggcagggcttcgccaagcgactacgggaggaggaggtgtagcaaggggggagggaggcgccagatgtcagggtgcggctgccctcccacccccctctttatatagggaccccgggggggggggggcggccctggagatgggatctcccaggggggtggcggccaaggggggtggagtgccccccaaggcaagtggaggcgccccctcccctagggttcccaaccctaggcgcagagggggggcccagggggggcgcaccagcccaccagcggctggttcccctcccacttcagcccatggggccctccgggatgggtggccccacccggtggacccccgggacccttccggtggtcccggtacaataccggtaacccccgaaactttcccgatggccgaaactcgacttcccatatataattctttacctccgaaccattccggaactcctcgtgacgtccaggatctaatctgggactccgaacaactttcggtttgctgcgtactaatatctttacaaccctagcgtcaccgaaccttaagtgtgtagaccctacgggtttgggagacacgaagacatgaccgagactgctctccggtcaataaccaacagcgggatctggatacccatgttggctcccacatgctcctcgatgatctcattggatgaaccacgatgtcgaggattcaagcaaccccgtatacaattccctttgtcaatcggtacgttacttgcccgagattcggtcatcggtatcccaatacctcgttcaatctcgttaccggcaagtcactttactcgtaccgcaatgcatggtcccgtgaccagacacttggtcactttgagctcattatgatgatgcattaccgagtgggcccagagatacctctccgtcatacggagtgacaaatcccagtctcgatccgtgtcaacccaacagacactttcggagatacctgtagtgcacctttatagccacccagttacgttgtgaagtttggtacacccaaagcactcatacggtatccgggagttacacgatctcatggtctaaggaaaagatacttgacattggaaaagctctagcaaaacgaactacacgatcttgtgctatgcttaggattgggtcttgtccatcacatcattctcctaatgatgtgatcccgttatcaatgacatccaatgtccatagtcaggaaaccatgactatctgttgatcaacgagctagtcaactagaggcttactagggacatattgtggtctatgtattcacacgtgcattacgatttccggataatgcaattatagcatgaataaaagacaattatcatgaacaaggaaatataataataatccttttattattgcctctggggcatatttccaacagtcttccacttgcactagagtcaataatctagttacgttgtgatgaatcgaacacccatagagttctggtgttgatcatgttttgctcgcggaagaggtttagtcaacggatctgcgacattcagatccgtgtgcacttcgcaaatatctatgtcttcatcttgaacattttcacggatggagttgaaacgacgcttgatgtgcctggtcttcttgtgaaacctgggctccttggcaagggcaatagctccagtgttgtcacaaaagagagtgattggccccaacgcattgggtatgactcctaggtcggtgatgaactccttcatccatattgcttcatgcgctgcctccgaggctgccatgtactccgcttcacatgtagatcccgccacgacgctctgcttgcaactgcaccagcttactgctccacgattcaacatatacacgtatccggtttgtgacttagagtcatccagatctgtgtcgaagctagcgtcaacgtaaccctttacgatgagctcttcgtcacctccatagacgagaaacatgtcttttgtccttttcaggtacttaaggatattcttgaccgctgtctagtgttccttgccgggattactttggtaccttcctaccaaacgtacggcaaggtttacatcagttctggtacacagcatgacatacataatagatcctatggctgaggcataggggatgacactcatctcttctttatcttttgccgtggtcgggcattgagccgagctcaatctcacaccttgcaatacaggcaagaaccctttcttggactgatccattttgaacttcttcaatatcttatcaaggtatgtgctttgtgaaagacctatgaggcgtctcgatct
Above is a window of Triticum aestivum cultivar Chinese Spring chromosome 6B, IWGSC CS RefSeq v2.1, whole genome shotgun sequence DNA encoding:
- the LOC123136325 gene encoding U-box domain-containing protein 52 gives rise to the protein MLHTTPILTQAKRHDAAGKKAVALTAAMRRSGPKGRSGGGEAEGNAAVAVDGDKSSQHALKWAADHVLSRSQPFFLVHVRRKNTALNPAGGKQFSTAHVQEDVAACFLAQLDLHTKELMLPFQCFCSRRGLQCRDVILDGTDVSKAIVDFVVQHNVDKIVLGASSKSAFTRTIWKMDVATSVTKNAPNFCSVYVIAKGKLSTFRPATHATDNDTSKEDTKSDAPGNGPLAVQSEPTPKFPGEEPSYRLMSTHAAAHIGTHFDEAAQHGNLKTLVRQKSADSHLSKTSSCPTEFIRVVNKQGNHLSPEYPENRRETLFLLNKDNEHPFQAPHEEYLGIDDNALSLEYNAYDSLTPTGECASSASNYQADDVKADQRQFQKRNGNMLRNYKELPLGTEDGTENLHAVYEREDGPLLGRQGAKPNSAVRGPKQKLLTLETLSSDPQHRERITEEFMDHSAQKQVNPMLRRLPPKFFSPRNDIYGSAPEEKHKLELNSKPLPRPIETKRILECLPTRLECTLYNPKEIAKATNNFSEDLKVGEGGYGPVYKATLNNAPVAIKILHSNVTQGLKQFQQEIDLLNNLRHPNMVQLVGACPEYGCLIYEYMPNGSLEDRLYCRSNTPPLPWQLRFKIAMELATGLLYLHKMKPEAFVHRDLKPGNILLGEDFICKIADVGLARIIPRSMDDTKTQYRMTDAAGTFCYIDPEYQKTGLVSTKSDVYALGIIYLQMITAKDAMGLAYAVSDALEEGTFEELLDSRVNGWPVEEAKRFAELALKCCELRHRDRPDLESVVLPELVRLHALSVPSELPISVQPVTRI